Proteins encoded together in one Schumannella luteola window:
- a CDS encoding ABC transporter permease subunit gives MSTPTLDRSARTATPGDTFATTAADRFADAEASRRGSAGLGDRARRLLRALPLDAILAAVWLLLVVVGAVLPQLIAAGDPLAGVPREKLQGPSAAHLFGTDQLGRDLFTRVVHGTGLTLRSAVLAIGIGLASGAVLGLVAGYVGRWVDDVVMRVTDVLLAIPSLLLSLALITALGFGTTNVAIAVGLASAAGIARVLRAEVVKVRTSTYVEAAVVAGNHPLRVLLRHVLPNSTGPVIALATLELGTAVLAISSLSFLGYGAVPPTPEWGSLVSTGRDYLQGAWWLTTLPGLVIALTVLAANRLARAVDAEGRRTR, from the coding sequence GTGAGCACGCCCACCCTCGACCGCTCCGCCCGGACGGCGACGCCCGGCGACACCTTCGCCACCACCGCCGCCGACCGCTTCGCCGATGCCGAGGCGTCCCGCCGCGGTTCCGCCGGCCTCGGCGATCGTGCCCGGCGCCTGCTGCGCGCCCTGCCGCTCGATGCGATCCTCGCCGCCGTCTGGCTGCTGCTCGTGGTCGTCGGGGCCGTGCTGCCGCAGCTGATCGCCGCCGGAGATCCGCTCGCCGGGGTTCCGCGCGAGAAGCTGCAGGGCCCCAGCGCGGCGCACCTCTTCGGCACCGATCAGCTCGGCCGCGACCTGTTCACCCGGGTCGTGCACGGCACCGGGCTCACCCTGCGCTCGGCGGTGCTCGCGATCGGCATCGGGCTGGCGTCGGGCGCCGTGCTCGGACTCGTAGCCGGCTACGTCGGCCGCTGGGTCGACGACGTCGTCATGCGGGTGACGGATGTGCTGCTCGCGATCCCGAGCCTGCTGCTGTCGCTCGCGCTCATCACGGCCCTCGGCTTCGGCACCACGAACGTCGCGATCGCGGTCGGCCTGGCGAGCGCCGCCGGCATCGCCCGGGTGCTGCGGGCCGAGGTGGTGAAGGTGCGCACTTCGACCTACGTCGAGGCGGCGGTCGTCGCCGGCAACCATCCGCTGCGCGTGCTGCTGCGGCACGTGCTGCCGAACTCGACCGGGCCGGTCATCGCGCTCGCGACGCTCGAGCTCGGCACGGCCGTGCTGGCGATCTCGTCGCTGAGCTTCCTCGGCTACGGCGCGGTTCCGCCCACGCCGGAGTGGGGCTCGCTCGTGTCGACCGGGCGCGACTACCTGCAGGGCGCCTGGTGGCTGACGACGCTGCCCGGGCTCGTGATCGCACTGACCGTGCTGGCAGCCAACCGGCTCGCCCGCGCGGTCGACGCCGAAGGACGGAGGACGCGATGA
- a CDS encoding ABC transporter permease encodes MTRYLLRRLLQAVGVLWAAYTATFLILWALPGDPVRILAGPDATDLSDAQLDALRHELGLDRPLWLQYVDGIGQVLRGDLGRSIGSGRPVADLIAAALPSTLQITALGIVLAILGGTGVAIAATLTRSRVLARVLLALPPVGVAVPGFWFGLLLIQWFSFQLRWLPALGDKTWTAAILPSIALALPTGAAIAQLLSKSLATTLREPYVDAVWAKGAGRGRVHFAHALRNAALPALTYTGVIVGGLLSGTVVTETVFSRPGIGRLTATAVTAQDIPIVQGVVLFAALVFVVVSLVVDLLYPLLDPRIRLAGPRARARAREAFAGAVDADAPASAAGLSPTPTSATAAETTPAHAAHPRTELETTGARS; translated from the coding sequence GTGACGCGCTATCTGCTGCGCCGGCTGCTGCAGGCGGTCGGGGTGCTCTGGGCCGCCTACACGGCGACCTTCCTGATCCTGTGGGCGCTGCCGGGCGACCCGGTGCGCATCCTCGCCGGGCCCGACGCGACCGATCTCAGCGACGCCCAGCTGGATGCGCTGCGGCACGAGCTCGGCCTCGACCGGCCGCTCTGGCTGCAGTACGTCGACGGCATCGGCCAGGTGCTGCGCGGCGATCTCGGCCGCTCGATCGGCTCGGGGCGGCCCGTCGCCGACCTCATCGCCGCGGCGCTGCCGTCGACGCTGCAGATCACCGCGCTCGGCATCGTGCTCGCGATCCTCGGCGGCACCGGCGTCGCGATCGCCGCGACCCTGACCCGCAGCAGGGTGCTCGCACGGGTGCTGCTGGCGCTGCCGCCGGTCGGCGTCGCGGTGCCCGGCTTCTGGTTCGGGCTGCTGCTCATCCAGTGGTTCTCGTTTCAGCTGCGCTGGCTGCCGGCGCTCGGCGACAAGACCTGGACGGCCGCGATCCTGCCGTCGATCGCGCTCGCCCTGCCGACCGGGGCCGCGATCGCGCAGCTGCTGTCGAAGAGCCTCGCGACGACACTGCGCGAGCCCTACGTGGATGCGGTGTGGGCGAAGGGCGCCGGGCGCGGCCGGGTGCACTTCGCGCACGCGCTCCGCAACGCCGCCCTGCCGGCGCTGACCTACACGGGCGTGATCGTGGGCGGACTGCTCTCGGGCACGGTCGTGACCGAGACGGTCTTCTCGCGGCCCGGGATCGGCCGGCTCACCGCGACCGCGGTGACGGCGCAGGACATCCCGATCGTGCAAGGCGTGGTGCTGTTCGCGGCGCTCGTCTTCGTGGTCGTCAGCCTCGTCGTCGATCTGCTGTACCCGCTGCTCGACCCGCGCATCCGTCTCGCTGGGCCCCGTGCGCGCGCGCGGGCCCGCGAAGCCTTCGCCGGTGCGGTCGACGCAGATGCTCCCGCCTCCGCCGCTGGGCTCTCGCCGACTCCGACATCCGCCACCGCGGCCGAGACGACGCCCGCGCACGCCGCGCATCCCCGCACCGAACTCGAGACGACGGGAGCCCGCTCGTGA